One stretch of Brevibacillus laterosporus DNA includes these proteins:
- a CDS encoding TetR/AcrR family transcriptional regulator: protein MQERKKVIPSLVKDPKLIEKRREQIIEAAVDLFIHKGFHKTTTREIARASGFSIGTLYEYIESKEDILYLVCDSIHNEMEERLREAITYNGSGLKSLKLALKSLIRVMDQVNDRVLLIYQETKSLPREAMTYVLRREDSITGIFEEILHKGMEDGSIRTDERYVKLMANNIMVLAEMWVFRRWTLGRSYTLEEYIERQTDLLLRDISGDE from the coding sequence GTGCAAGAACGTAAGAAAGTAATCCCTTCCTTGGTGAAGGACCCAAAACTAATCGAAAAACGGCGTGAACAAATTATTGAGGCAGCCGTTGACCTTTTTATACACAAAGGATTCCATAAAACAACCACGCGGGAAATTGCCCGTGCTTCCGGCTTTAGCATTGGAACGCTATATGAGTACATTGAGTCAAAGGAAGATATCTTATATTTGGTTTGTGACTCTATTCATAATGAAATGGAAGAAAGACTGCGTGAAGCCATTACCTATAATGGTTCTGGTCTCAAAAGCCTCAAGCTTGCGTTAAAGAGCTTAATTCGCGTGATGGATCAAGTAAATGATCGTGTGTTATTAATCTATCAAGAGACCAAATCGTTGCCGCGTGAAGCGATGACCTATGTGTTACGTCGAGAAGATTCTATTACAGGTATTTTCGAAGAGATTTTGCATAAGGGAATGGAAGATGGTTCCATTCGTACTGATGAGCGCTATGTGAAGCTAATGGCTAACAACATTATGGTATTAGCAGAAATGTGGGTGTTCCGACGTTGGACACTTGGCAGGAGCTATACCCTTGAGGAGTACATCGAAAGACAGACAGACTTGCTTCTGCGGGATATCAGCGGAGACGAATAG
- the meaB gene encoding methylmalonyl Co-A mutase-associated GTPase MeaB — translation MHPITKRILAGDVRAAARAITWIEDGFPEKGQVLREIFPHTGKARLIGLTGSPGAGKSSLVDALITYLRSQQISVGVVAVDPTSPFTGGALLGDRIRMQHHAPDRGVFIRSMGTRGNLGGLSRNTKEAVRVLDAYGCQVIIIETVGVGQSELDIMKIADTVAVVLNPGSGDTVQAFKAGIMEIADLFVINKADLPGLDKLLTEIEQMIEIVKHDASWQPPLVRTIATDRVGITDLWQAINTHRAFLAESGEGERRRSYHLHEEVMELVNQNLYRVMMQGIKEGVFANELYEVANRQVDPYHAAEKMVRIFLQR, via the coding sequence GTGCATCCGATAACCAAGCGAATACTGGCAGGAGATGTTCGCGCGGCTGCCAGAGCGATTACCTGGATTGAAGATGGTTTTCCTGAAAAGGGGCAAGTGTTACGAGAAATTTTCCCGCATACTGGTAAAGCAAGATTGATTGGTTTAACTGGTTCGCCAGGAGCAGGTAAGAGTTCACTAGTAGATGCATTAATCACTTATTTGCGTTCACAACAGATATCAGTGGGGGTCGTTGCGGTAGATCCCACTAGTCCATTCACTGGTGGTGCCTTGCTAGGGGATCGCATTCGTATGCAACACCATGCCCCTGACCGAGGCGTCTTTATAAGAAGTATGGGCACGCGGGGAAATTTAGGTGGGCTGTCTCGAAATACGAAGGAAGCAGTACGTGTTCTGGATGCCTATGGTTGCCAAGTCATTATTATTGAAACGGTAGGGGTTGGGCAATCTGAATTAGACATTATGAAAATTGCTGATACAGTCGCTGTTGTGCTAAATCCGGGAAGTGGAGACACTGTTCAGGCATTTAAGGCTGGCATTATGGAGATTGCTGATCTATTTGTCATTAACAAAGCAGATTTACCTGGTCTGGATAAACTACTGACAGAGATTGAACAGATGATAGAGATCGTCAAGCATGATGCAAGCTGGCAGCCTCCTCTTGTACGCACAATTGCAACGGACCGAGTTGGTATAACTGATTTGTGGCAAGCTATCAATACACATAGGGCATTTCTAGCTGAATCGGGCGAAGGAGAGAGGCGCAGATCTTATCACTTGCACGAAGAAGTGATGGAGTTAGTTAATCAAAATCTTTATCGCGTCATGATGCAAGGAATTAAAGAAGGTGTGTTTGCTAATGAGCTATATGAGGTAGCCAACAGACAGGTAGATCCTTATCACGCAGCAGAAAAAATGGTACGTATTTTTTTACAACGATAG
- a CDS encoding acyl-CoA dehydrogenase has translation MDFRLNEEQEMLRKMIREFAEDQVAPTAAERDEEERFDRSIFEQMAELGLTGIPWDEKYGGAGADYLSYVIAVEELSRVDASIGVTLSAHVSLASWPIHKFGTEEQKQTFLRPLAEGKKMGAYCLTEAGSGSDSAGMRTTAVRDGDHYVLNGNKIFITNAGEAEIYLVFAVTNPDLKHKGVTAFIVEKGMPGFSMGKKEKKLGIRSSLTLEVIMEDVRVPVANRLGEEGQGFKIAMMTLDGGRNGIAAQALGIAQGAFEHALGYAKERIQFGKPIAALQAIQFKLADMATQIEAARLLTYQAAWLEDKGLPYGKASAMSKVFAGDIAMQVTTEAVQVFGGYGYTREYPVERFMRDAKITQIYEGTNEIQRVVISNLLLKE, from the coding sequence ATGGACTTTCGTCTAAATGAAGAACAGGAAATGTTACGTAAAATGATTAGAGAATTCGCTGAGGATCAAGTAGCCCCGACTGCTGCAGAACGCGATGAAGAAGAGCGATTTGATCGTTCTATTTTTGAACAGATGGCTGAGCTAGGTCTTACAGGTATCCCATGGGACGAGAAATATGGTGGAGCAGGAGCTGACTACCTCAGTTATGTGATTGCTGTGGAAGAGCTGTCTAGAGTAGATGCATCGATCGGTGTAACCTTGTCTGCGCACGTCTCCTTAGCAAGCTGGCCGATTCATAAATTTGGTACAGAAGAGCAAAAGCAAACATTCCTACGTCCACTTGCAGAAGGTAAGAAAATGGGTGCGTACTGTTTGACAGAAGCAGGGTCTGGCTCTGATTCAGCAGGAATGCGAACAACTGCTGTTCGAGATGGTGATCATTATGTACTCAATGGCAACAAAATTTTTATCACGAATGCAGGCGAAGCAGAGATTTATCTGGTCTTTGCGGTGACGAATCCTGATCTAAAGCACAAAGGCGTCACAGCATTCATTGTGGAAAAAGGCATGCCAGGGTTCTCTATGGGTAAAAAGGAGAAAAAATTAGGGATTCGTTCCTCCCTCACACTAGAAGTCATTATGGAGGACGTACGTGTACCGGTAGCGAATCGTCTGGGAGAAGAAGGGCAAGGCTTCAAAATCGCCATGATGACACTAGATGGTGGACGAAACGGAATTGCCGCTCAAGCTCTTGGAATTGCTCAAGGTGCTTTTGAACATGCTTTAGGTTATGCAAAAGAACGTATTCAGTTCGGGAAACCCATTGCAGCGTTGCAAGCCATTCAGTTCAAGCTGGCAGATATGGCTACCCAAATCGAAGCAGCAAGATTGTTAACGTATCAAGCAGCTTGGTTGGAAGATAAAGGCTTGCCATATGGGAAAGCATCAGCCATGTCTAAAGTGTTTGCTGGAGACATTGCGATGCAAGTAACGACAGAAGCTGTGCAAGTGTTTGGAGGATATGGCTATACGCGCGAGTATCCAGTAGAAAGATTCATGCGTGATGCTAAAATTACGCAGATTTATGAAGGAACCAATGAAATACAGCGCGTGGTTATCAGCAATCTGCTGTTAAAAGAGTAG
- a CDS encoding acyl-CoA dehydrogenase produces MELHFTEEQKMMQKMVSDFAKKEIAPFVAHMEETEEFPRPLIAKMAELGLMGIPIPEKWGGSDSDFISYVIAINEISKVSATLGVILSVHTSVGTTPILYYGNEGQKQKYIPKLASGEYLGAFALTEPQAGSDAARIRTSAVRQGDHYVLNGSKIFITNGGEADTYVTFAVTDATKGTHGISAFIVEKSTHGFTVGKKEKKMGLHGSNTTELIFENAMVPIENLLGEEGKGFGIALSNLDVGRIGIAAQALGIAEAALEYSVQYAKERKQFGASIGNQQAVAFKLADMATQVEAARLLVYHAASLRQEGLSCGLEASIAKKFASDVAMKAAIEAVQIFGGYGYTREYPVERLFRDAKITQIYEGTTEIQQLVISKHLLTK; encoded by the coding sequence ATGGAGCTTCACTTTACAGAGGAACAGAAAATGATGCAAAAAATGGTAAGTGATTTTGCCAAAAAAGAAATTGCGCCATTTGTTGCCCATATGGAAGAAACAGAAGAATTCCCCCGTCCACTGATTGCTAAAATGGCTGAGCTGGGTCTAATGGGAATTCCGATTCCGGAAAAATGGGGTGGTTCTGATTCGGATTTTATTTCTTATGTGATTGCGATAAATGAAATTTCCAAGGTAAGCGCCACACTAGGAGTAATCTTATCAGTTCACACATCTGTCGGTACCACCCCCATTTTGTACTATGGAAATGAAGGGCAAAAGCAAAAATATATCCCGAAGTTGGCAAGTGGAGAATATCTGGGGGCTTTTGCTTTGACAGAGCCCCAAGCAGGTTCCGATGCAGCGCGTATTCGTACTTCTGCTGTACGCCAGGGTGATCATTATGTATTAAATGGTAGCAAAATTTTTATTACCAATGGTGGTGAAGCGGATACGTACGTAACATTTGCCGTGACGGACGCTACAAAAGGAACCCATGGAATTTCTGCTTTTATTGTAGAAAAAAGTACACATGGCTTTACGGTTGGAAAAAAAGAAAAGAAGATGGGACTTCATGGTTCTAATACAACGGAGCTCATTTTTGAGAATGCAATGGTTCCTATAGAAAATCTGCTAGGCGAGGAAGGAAAAGGCTTTGGTATCGCCCTGTCTAATCTAGATGTAGGTCGGATCGGTATTGCAGCTCAAGCACTGGGCATAGCCGAAGCTGCGTTGGAATATTCAGTACAATATGCGAAAGAACGTAAGCAATTTGGTGCTTCAATCGGAAATCAGCAAGCAGTGGCTTTTAAACTGGCAGATATGGCTACTCAAGTGGAAGCAGCTCGATTACTCGTGTATCACGCAGCATCCCTACGCCAGGAAGGTTTATCATGTGGGTTGGAAGCATCTATTGCTAAAAAGTTTGCCTCTGATGTTGCCATGAAGGCAGCAATCGAGGCGGTACAGATTTTTGGAGGATATGGCTACACAAGGGAATATCCTGTAGAGCGTTTGTTCCGAGACGCTAAAATTACGCAAATTTATGAAGGAACAACAGAAATTCAACAACTGGTCATTTCTAAGCATTTGCTTACTAAATAG
- a CDS encoding 3-hydroxybutyryl-CoA dehydrogenase has translation MSIQTIMVIGAGQMGSGIAQVAAHAGFQVILHDQATSFIERGLGIINKNLNRQVDKGKLTEETKGKILTRITTTTELTSAKAADVVIEAVVENMQAKTEIFKKLDEICLPHTILASNTSSLPITEIAAVTKRPEQVIGMHFMNPVPVMKLVEMIRGLQTSDEVYQTIEELAKRLDKIPVSCKDFPGFISNRVLMPMINEAIYCVYEGVATPEAVDDIMKLGMNHPMGPITLADFIGLDTCLYIMEVLYEGFGDSKYRPCPLLRQYVKAGWLGRKSGRGFYVYS, from the coding sequence ATGAGCATTCAAACAATTATGGTCATAGGCGCAGGACAAATGGGGAGCGGTATTGCTCAGGTGGCGGCACATGCTGGATTTCAGGTGATCTTACATGACCAGGCAACCTCTTTTATCGAAAGAGGTCTGGGCATCATCAATAAAAATTTAAACAGGCAAGTTGATAAAGGCAAGCTGACAGAAGAAACAAAAGGCAAAATTCTCACCCGTATTACTACCACAACAGAGCTTACAAGTGCTAAGGCTGCGGATGTGGTTATTGAAGCAGTGGTTGAGAATATGCAAGCAAAAACCGAAATCTTTAAAAAATTAGATGAAATTTGTCTACCACATACCATCCTAGCAAGTAACACCTCCTCACTACCCATTACAGAAATTGCAGCGGTCACAAAACGTCCAGAACAGGTTATCGGCATGCATTTTATGAACCCTGTGCCTGTGATGAAACTAGTGGAAATGATTCGTGGCTTACAAACATCTGATGAGGTCTATCAAACCATCGAAGAATTGGCTAAACGACTGGATAAAATACCAGTTAGCTGTAAAGACTTCCCAGGTTTTATCTCAAATCGTGTATTAATGCCAATGATTAACGAAGCAATCTACTGTGTATATGAAGGGGTCGCTACTCCTGAAGCAGTGGATGACATTATGAAGCTAGGTATGAATCATCCGATGGGACCTATTACGTTAGCCGATTTTATTGGACTGGATACATGCCTCTACATTATGGAAGTACTCTATGAAGGATTTGGGGATTCCAAATATCGCCCTTGTCCATTATTACGCCAATATGTGAAAGCTGGCTGGCTAGGTCGCAAATCAGGAAGAGGGTTTTATGTGTATTCCTAA
- a CDS encoding acetyl-CoA C-acetyltransferase has translation MNTVVVGAARTPFGKFNGALKEVSAVELGSLVIREVLIRAKVDPQTVDKVIMGMVVQAGAGQIPSRQAARKAGLPWEVTSETINKVCASSMRAVTMADQIIRCQDAEIIVAGGMESMSNAPYAMPQARQGFRMGDNLVKDLVLHDGLTCAFDQVPMAVHGSNVAAEYDITRTEQDSWAYRSQQRATKAREVGYFTEEIVPVPIPQRKGEPLFVTEDEAIRPDTTLEGLATLAPVYKKDGTITAGNAPGLNDGAGALVLMSEQKAEELGVKPLATILGHVEVAAEAPYIATTPGLAIQKLLQKTGIGLDEIDLFEVNEAFAAVTLTSGKIVGWDEEKVNVNGGAIALGHPIGASGARIIITLIHELQRRGGGLGIAAICSGAAQGDAILLRVESSGGM, from the coding sequence ATGAATACAGTCGTAGTTGGGGCAGCTCGGACGCCTTTTGGTAAGTTTAATGGTGCATTAAAGGAAGTGTCCGCTGTGGAGTTAGGATCATTGGTAATCAGGGAAGTGCTGATCAGAGCTAAGGTCGATCCTCAAACAGTTGATAAGGTAATTATGGGTATGGTCGTGCAAGCAGGTGCTGGACAAATTCCATCAAGGCAAGCCGCACGAAAAGCGGGTCTCCCATGGGAAGTAACCAGTGAGACAATCAATAAGGTATGTGCTTCAAGCATGCGTGCAGTGACCATGGCGGATCAAATCATTCGCTGTCAGGATGCAGAGATTATTGTAGCTGGCGGAATGGAGAGCATGAGTAATGCACCTTATGCAATGCCACAAGCAAGGCAAGGTTTTCGAATGGGCGATAATCTTGTAAAGGATTTAGTGTTACATGATGGACTTACTTGTGCATTTGATCAGGTACCTATGGCAGTCCATGGTAGTAATGTAGCCGCAGAATACGACATTACCCGAACAGAGCAGGATTCTTGGGCATATCGTAGTCAACAACGTGCGACCAAAGCCCGAGAAGTGGGGTATTTTACAGAAGAAATCGTTCCCGTTCCTATTCCGCAACGAAAAGGGGAGCCGCTTTTCGTAACCGAGGATGAAGCTATACGCCCAGATACAACACTGGAGGGATTGGCTACATTAGCCCCGGTATATAAAAAGGATGGAACCATTACAGCAGGAAATGCGCCTGGACTCAATGATGGGGCGGGAGCTCTTGTACTAATGTCTGAACAAAAAGCTGAGGAGCTAGGCGTCAAACCTTTGGCAACGATTCTTGGGCATGTGGAAGTGGCTGCGGAAGCTCCCTATATTGCGACTACACCTGGACTCGCTATTCAAAAGCTATTGCAAAAAACAGGAATAGGCCTTGATGAAATCGATCTGTTTGAAGTAAATGAGGCATTCGCCGCTGTCACACTGACCAGTGGCAAAATCGTTGGATGGGATGAGGAGAAGGTTAATGTAAACGGCGGTGCGATTGCGCTTGGTCATCCGATCGGAGCAAGTGGTGCGCGGATTATCATAACTCTTATCCATGAATTACAACGACGTGGTGGAGGCTTAGGAATAGCTGCTATTTGCAGTGGAGCCGCTCAGGGGGATGCTATTTTACTACGTGTTGAGTCATCCGGTGGCATGTAA
- a CDS encoding (Fe-S)-binding protein, whose protein sequence is MEILPLLNLIAFFLVLAYGLYLVAHLLYSRYLFIKLGKKPDIKDDFKTRLNLIIQNVFLQKKLLKDKKSGIMHVVIFYGFIILQFGAIELILKGLIIGYELPFGSAHKYFSLMQEITAMLIIIAIGYAYYRRYVEKLKRLKRGLKSGLVIIFISSLMVTVLGSLAFEQLWLGHEGSVFAPFSTAIAFVFAGIGKTAAAALFFFFWWAHLLILLSFAVYVPQSKHAHLIFAPFNVWYKKLDPPGKLSTINFEDDTQEVFGNGKIEDFTQTQLIDLYACVECGRCTNMCPASGTGKMLSPMDIIVKMRDHLTEKGASVTSRTPWMPTFAFTNTKANQIALQAGEVAATAEGVTAVENVYDKALIGDVITEQELWACTTCRNCEDQCPVMNEHVDKIIDMRRYLVMTEGSMPQEAQRALNNIERQGNPWGINRKDRMKWMEGLDESYEVPTVKNTEEFEYLFWVGAMGSYDNRSMKITHAFIKLMHEAGIKFAILGNEEKNSGDTARRIGNEFLFQQLAQENIALFEGYDVKKIVTCDPHAFNTFKNEYPEFGLQAEVYHHSELLVQWIEEGRLTPKKEVKERITYHDSCYLGRYNNIYDMPRQILQAIPGVEIVEMKRSHCDSMCCGAGGGLMWMEEHEGTRVNVARTDQALDVNPTAIASACPYCLTMMDDGLKMKEVEEQVKARDIAEILADAM, encoded by the coding sequence ATGGAGATCCTACCACTATTAAATTTGATTGCCTTCTTCCTTGTGCTGGCTTATGGGCTATATCTTGTAGCGCATCTGTTGTACAGCCGGTATCTGTTTATCAAGTTGGGGAAAAAGCCAGACATAAAGGACGACTTTAAAACCCGCTTGAATTTAATCATTCAGAACGTATTTTTGCAAAAGAAGCTCTTAAAAGATAAGAAGAGCGGTATTATGCACGTTGTCATTTTCTATGGTTTTATTATTTTGCAATTTGGTGCCATTGAACTTATTTTAAAAGGGCTCATTATAGGTTATGAGTTGCCGTTTGGTAGTGCCCACAAGTACTTTAGCTTGATGCAGGAAATAACCGCTATGTTGATTATCATAGCTATAGGTTATGCGTATTACCGACGTTATGTGGAGAAATTAAAGCGCTTAAAACGAGGTTTAAAATCAGGGTTAGTCATTATCTTTATCAGTTCGCTGATGGTAACAGTTCTTGGCTCGCTCGCTTTCGAACAACTATGGTTAGGGCATGAGGGCTCTGTCTTTGCTCCGTTCTCAACGGCTATCGCATTTGTGTTTGCAGGAATAGGTAAAACGGCGGCAGCCGCTTTGTTCTTTTTCTTCTGGTGGGCGCATCTACTCATTTTGCTGAGCTTTGCTGTCTATGTTCCGCAGTCCAAGCATGCTCACTTGATCTTTGCTCCCTTCAATGTCTGGTATAAAAAACTGGACCCGCCAGGCAAACTCTCTACTATCAACTTTGAAGATGATACTCAGGAAGTTTTCGGAAATGGGAAGATAGAAGATTTTACACAAACGCAACTAATTGATTTATATGCTTGTGTAGAGTGTGGACGCTGTACCAATATGTGTCCTGCTTCTGGAACTGGCAAGATGCTCTCTCCTATGGATATCATCGTGAAAATGCGAGATCATTTGACGGAAAAAGGTGCAAGTGTTACTTCACGGACACCGTGGATGCCTACTTTTGCATTTACAAATACAAAAGCTAACCAGATTGCCCTACAAGCTGGAGAAGTGGCGGCTACCGCTGAAGGTGTCACTGCTGTAGAAAATGTATATGATAAAGCATTAATAGGCGACGTGATTACGGAACAGGAATTGTGGGCGTGTACGACCTGTCGTAACTGTGAAGATCAATGCCCAGTTATGAACGAGCACGTGGATAAAATTATCGACATGCGTCGTTATCTAGTTATGACAGAGGGTAGTATGCCACAAGAGGCTCAACGTGCATTAAACAATATCGAACGTCAGGGTAACCCATGGGGAATCAATCGTAAGGATCGAATGAAATGGATGGAAGGTCTAGATGAATCATATGAAGTGCCTACAGTAAAAAATACCGAGGAGTTCGAATATCTGTTTTGGGTAGGAGCTATGGGTTCTTATGATAATCGTAGTATGAAAATTACGCATGCGTTTATTAAGTTAATGCACGAAGCAGGTATCAAGTTCGCCATTCTTGGTAATGAAGAAAAAAACTCCGGTGACACAGCACGACGTATTGGTAATGAATTTTTGTTCCAACAATTAGCGCAAGAGAATATTGCCTTATTTGAAGGCTATGATGTCAAAAAGATTGTGACCTGTGATCCACATGCTTTTAATACCTTTAAGAATGAGTACCCTGAGTTTGGTTTGCAGGCAGAGGTGTATCACCATTCTGAATTGTTGGTTCAATGGATTGAAGAAGGACGTCTTACACCTAAGAAAGAAGTGAAAGAGCGAATTACGTATCATGATTCATGCTATCTAGGGCGGTATAACAATATTTATGATATGCCACGCCAGATTTTGCAAGCAATTCCAGGCGTGGAGATTGTAGAGATGAAACGAAGTCATTGTGACAGCATGTGCTGTGGAGCTGGTGGCGGATTGATGTGGATGGAAGAACACGAAGGCACTCGCGTCAATGTTGCACGTACGGACCAAGCTTTAGACGTTAATCCAACAGCTATCGCAAGCGCTTGCCCATACTGCTTAACAATGATGGATGATGGGTTAAAAATGAAAGAAGTTGAAGAACAAGTGAAAGCAAGAGACATCGCTGAAATTTTAGCTGATGCCATGTAA
- the ablA gene encoding lysine 2,3-aminomutase: MALAVRKLRNWRDVELWKEVTDEQWNDWMWQLTHTIKNVDDLKKVINLTPEEEEGVRISNQTIPLNITPYYALLMDENDPKDPVRLQSVPLSHEMERTQYDMEDPLHEDEDSPVPGLTHRYPDRVLFLVTNQCSMYCRYCTRRRFSGQIGMGVPKKQLDACIDYIRDTPEIRDVLLSGGDALLINDRVLEYVIKSLREIPHVEIIRIGTRAPVVFPQRITENLCEILKKYHPVWLNTHFNHPKEITEEAKKACEMLSYAGVPLGNQSVILAGVNDDPYTMKQLMQDLVKIRVRPYYIYQCDLSEGIGHFRAPISKGLEIMEYLRGHTSGYAVPTFVVDAPHGGGKIPVMPNYIISQSADKVILRNFEGVITAYPEPQNYKAPDLAQNEYYQAAKGKAVGIAALMEDLADNLEPTGLHRNKRIKATKVKSLADVRKEQEEQKKQKERVRISEKEA; encoded by the coding sequence ATGGCATTAGCTGTTCGTAAATTGCGTAATTGGCGCGATGTGGAACTATGGAAAGAAGTTACGGATGAACAATGGAACGATTGGATGTGGCAGTTGACCCACACCATTAAAAACGTAGATGACTTAAAAAAGGTAATTAATTTAACGCCAGAAGAAGAAGAAGGGGTGCGAATTTCTAACCAGACAATTCCGTTAAATATCACACCCTATTATGCATTACTAATGGATGAAAATGATCCAAAAGATCCAGTTCGTTTGCAATCTGTACCTTTATCCCATGAGATGGAACGTACCCAATATGACATGGAAGACCCGTTACATGAGGATGAGGATTCACCTGTTCCTGGTCTGACACATCGCTATCCAGATCGTGTCTTGTTTTTAGTAACAAATCAGTGTTCAATGTATTGTCGCTATTGTACGCGTCGTCGTTTTTCAGGTCAAATCGGCATGGGAGTACCTAAAAAACAACTGGATGCCTGTATTGACTATATTCGTGATACCCCAGAGATTCGTGATGTGCTTTTATCCGGTGGAGATGCCTTGCTTATTAATGACCGCGTACTCGAATACGTGATTAAAAGCTTGAGGGAGATTCCACATGTGGAGATCATTCGGATTGGAACACGAGCACCTGTAGTTTTCCCACAACGCATTACGGAGAACTTGTGCGAAATCTTGAAGAAGTACCATCCTGTTTGGCTTAATACCCACTTCAACCATCCCAAAGAAATCACGGAAGAAGCAAAAAAAGCCTGTGAAATGCTTTCGTATGCCGGCGTTCCACTAGGGAATCAGTCCGTAATTCTTGCCGGAGTCAATGACGATCCATACACGATGAAACAATTGATGCAAGACCTAGTCAAAATTCGCGTGCGTCCTTATTATATCTATCAATGTGATCTATCAGAAGGTATTGGTCACTTCCGGGCGCCAATTTCTAAAGGCTTGGAGATTATGGAATACCTACGCGGCCATACCTCTGGCTATGCAGTACCGACTTTTGTCGTAGACGCTCCGCATGGTGGTGGTAAGATTCCAGTTATGCCGAACTATATCATTTCCCAATCGGCTGACAAAGTAATCCTACGCAATTTTGAAGGGGTTATCACTGCTTACCCTGAACCACAGAATTACAAGGCACCGGATTTAGCGCAAAATGAATACTATCAGGCGGCAAAAGGCAAAGCAGTAGGCATTGCAGCATTAATGGAAGACCTAGCAGACAATTTAGAGCCAACTGGTCTACATCGTAATAAACGGATCAAGGCGACCAAAGTAAAGTCACTTGCCGATGTGCGTAAAGAACAAGAGGAGCAAAAGAAGCAGAAAGAGCGTGTCCGTATAAGCGAAAAAGAGGCATAG
- a CDS encoding PAS domain S-box protein, translating into MLSAILGAIDEGIHVVDAQGITIMYNHIAARLDGLTQEEVLGKPLLQVFPSLDSESSTLLNVIQTGKPMYNRSQRYTNWRGVQVETINTTLPVRVDDRLVGAVEVAKDMKKLRELSEQLVDLQVQVQSGRKKQVKRLVSDQVFYEFSDILTNSPELNRIKQIALRAARTNSPVLIYGETGTGKELLVQSIHQASPRKQRPFIAQNCAALPASLLEGILFGTTKGSFTGADDRPGLFEVANGGTLFLDEINSMPLELQAKLLRVLQDGQIRRIGGTGSVQVDVRVVAATNELPEKVVESGGLRADLYYRLNVVSFWLPPLHKRPEDVPLLVDHFVQKYNDMFELHVKGLDQEVWKLFKRCTWPGNIRELEHMIEAAMNVTEGDWIKVEDLPLSFLKRMGEIQTVLQENGGSNKETINVDGTLRDVLRQTEKRLIQVALEKTEGNILQAAKQLGIPRQTLQYKLAQQKDQQPDKK; encoded by the coding sequence ATGTTAAGCGCAATTTTAGGAGCAATTGATGAAGGAATTCATGTGGTTGACGCCCAAGGGATAACGATCATGTACAATCACATCGCCGCTAGATTGGATGGTCTGACACAAGAGGAGGTGCTAGGTAAGCCGTTGTTACAAGTATTTCCCTCTTTAGATAGCGAATCCAGCACCTTGCTAAATGTCATCCAAACAGGCAAACCCATGTATAATCGCTCGCAGCGTTATACCAACTGGAGAGGTGTACAAGTAGAGACAATCAATACAACGTTACCAGTGCGTGTAGACGATCGTCTAGTTGGAGCAGTTGAAGTGGCTAAAGATATGAAAAAGCTAAGGGAACTGTCTGAACAGCTGGTGGATTTGCAGGTTCAAGTCCAAAGTGGTCGTAAAAAACAAGTGAAGCGACTTGTATCGGATCAGGTGTTTTATGAGTTCTCCGATATCTTAACAAATAGTCCTGAGTTAAACCGTATAAAACAAATAGCGTTGAGAGCAGCACGAACCAACTCTCCTGTTCTGATTTATGGAGAAACAGGGACAGGAAAAGAGTTGCTGGTACAATCCATTCATCAAGCATCTCCGCGAAAGCAACGTCCGTTTATTGCCCAAAATTGTGCTGCCCTGCCTGCTTCTCTATTAGAAGGGATTCTATTTGGCACGACAAAAGGCAGTTTTACAGGGGCAGATGATCGTCCTGGATTGTTTGAAGTGGCAAATGGAGGCACGCTATTTTTAGATGAAATAAACAGTATGCCACTGGAACTGCAAGCTAAATTGTTGCGGGTCTTACAGGATGGTCAGATTAGACGAATAGGTGGCACGGGGTCAGTACAAGTCGATGTTAGAGTCGTCGCAGCTACCAACGAATTGCCGGAAAAAGTGGTGGAAAGCGGAGGACTGCGAGCTGATCTGTATTATCGCCTAAATGTAGTTTCCTTTTGGCTTCCTCCTTTACACAAGCGTCCCGAGGATGTACCCCTTTTAGTGGATCATTTTGTGCAAAAGTACAATGACATGTTTGAGCTACACGTAAAAGGCTTAGATCAAGAGGTGTGGAAACTATTCAAGCGATGTACATGGCCAGGTAACATTCGGGAGCTAGAGCATATGATTGAAGCTGCTATGAACGTTACCGAGGGCGATTGGATTAAAGTAGAAGACCTCCCCTTGTCCTTTCTGAAAAGGATGGGTGAGATACAAACTGTATTACAAGAAAATGGTGGTAGTAATAAAGAAACAATTAATGTAGACGGAACCTTACGTGATGTTCTGAGACAAACAGAGAAACGCTTAATTCAAGTGGCACTTGAAAAAACAGAAGGAAATATTCTACAGGCCGCTAAACAACTAGGAATCCCTCGACAAACTCTACAGTATAAATTAGCGCAACAGAAGGACCAACAACCAGATAAGAAATAA